One segment of Danio aesculapii chromosome 3, fDanAes4.1, whole genome shotgun sequence DNA contains the following:
- the znf750 gene encoding zinc finger protein 750, whose product METLQGRKPKKPHYIPRPPGKPFKYQCFQCPFTCNIKSHLFNHMKYNLCKNSISLVSQRMEQTGKASRASQHNLAFSHNSKELPLDAESSKPLENVKIEKAVIKEAREKPQSPTKEVTKDIPEPALEAKDKSEDMDTAQNKISSAFSPVARTCESEVLSLSPHKDDQSAIPQFYQQIAPWVTSASPAQLLPPIPDYPPFMVPERSLPSLYAPYPHNQASTPAYQVTPRETQRPLVPSPLIPPNSSLLHPYHYRYSHSVFPSPPLPYSFYQHPELSMSLQRSRYLPLDVYSSRFYPREYGGHLVPLTHPESYSRLAEDRAVQEHNTGDKGTRESPLEGCDASGSPDRPSTADVTQRIPVGLRLASHGESLSGSQSHIISGPTKATDNLPKMPRGQIQEKVLQKTERYDSQTTISSRSSDISDKEEDEETEEEIGPLNLSKRDQATSSNMTHHHYPDRELHYDSESSQEEAPLNLCLRVQSNNQALPNTSETPERETISNAEVSTTESPSEHDLDPCDQRQTAAFALCQLASSRHIINDTSVSQQDATESQNTQCLPSPDNYSVKDSPNILNPSTQTQGQKRANNRPLRHTNKRAKVKEPSRPQRKRSQNC is encoded by the exons CCCATTACATTCCTCGTCCTCCTGGCAAACCTTTCAAATATCAGTGTTTCCAATGTCCATTCACCTGCAACATCAAGTCTCACCTCTTCAACCACATGAAGTATAACCTGTGCAAGAACTCCATCTCTCTGGTGTCTCAGCGCATGGAGCAGACAGGGAAAGCATCCAGAGCTTCCCAGCATAATCTAGCTTTCAGTCACAACAGCAAAGAGCTACCACTGGATGCTGAATCCAGCAAGCCATTAGAAAATGTCAAGATTGAGAAAGCGGTGATTAAGGAAGCAAGAGAAAAGCCTCAAAGTCCCACCAAGGAGGTCACTAAAGACATCCCTGAGCCAGCTCTTGAGGCCAAGGACAAAAGTGAAGACATGGACACTGCACAGAACAAAATATCTTCAGCCTTCTCGCCAGTTGCACGGACATGTGAAAGCGAAGTTCTTTCTTTGTCTCCACATAAGGATGATCAATCAGCCATTCCTCAGTTCTACCAACAAATTGCACCTTGGGTAACATCTGCTTCCCCAGCACAGCTTCTTCCTCCAATACCAGACTATCCTCCATTCATGGTACCTGAAAGGTCCTTGCCTTCCCTCTATGCACCCTACCCACATAACCAAGCAAGCACTCCAGCCTACCAAGTCACGCCTCGAGAGACCCAGAGACCACTAGTGCCATCACCTTTAATCCCACCTAATTCTTCTCTACTCCACCCTTATCACTACAGATATAGTCACTCTGTTTTCCCCAGTCCACCTCTACCCTACAGCTTCTATCAACACCCTGAACTCTCTATGTCCTTACAGAGATCCAGGTATCTTCCTCTAGATGTGTACAGCAGCAGATTTTATCCTCGAGAGTATGGAGGGCACCTGGTCCCCCTAACGCATCCTGAATCTTACAGCAGGCTTGCTGAGGACAGGGCAGTCCAGGAGCATAATACAGGAGACAAAGGTACTCGTGAGAGTCCTTTAGAAGGATGTGATGCCTCTGGGTCTCCAGACAGGCCCAGTACTGCAGATGTCACCCAGCGTATACCTGTTGGACTCAGGCTTGCTTCCCATGGGGAGTCTCTCTCAGGCAGCCAATCACATATTATATCAGGGCCGACTAAAGCAACTGATAACTTACCCAAAATGCCACGTGGACAAATTCAAGAGAAAGTGTTACAAAAGACAGAAAG GTATGATTCACAAACCACAATTTCTTCAAGAAGCAGTGACATTTCAGACAAGGAGGAGGATGAAGAAACCGAAGAGGAGATAGGTCCCCTTAACCTTTCAAAAAGGGACCAGGCCACATCCAGCAACATGACACATCATCACTACCCTGACCGAGAGCTGCATTATGATTCAGAAAGTAGTCAAGAAGAGGCACCGCTCAACCTCTGCCTCAGGGTACAGTCCAACAACCAAGCCTTGCCCAACACCTCTGAAACTCCAGAAAGAGAAACCATCAGCAATGCTGAAGTATCCACAACTGAGTCACCCAGTGAACACGATCTAGACCCATGTGACCAAAGGCAGACAGCAGCCTTTGCTTTATGCCAGTTAGCTAGCTCTAGGCACATCATTAATGACACTTCTGTTAGCCAACAAGACGCAACCGAGAGCCAGAACACTCAGTGTCTTCCTTCTCCTGACAACTACTCTGTCAAAGACAGTCCTAACATACTCAATCCAAGcacgcaaacacagggacaaAAAAGGGCAAATAATAGACCCTTAAGACACACTAACAAACGAGCAAAGGTTAAAGAACCATCCCGTCCTCAAAGAAAGAGGTCACAGAACTGCTGA